The following is a genomic window from Defluviimonas aquaemixtae.
TAGCGCTCGGCGAGTCTGGCCGAGATGTCGAAGTCACTCTTGGGATTCAGAAACTGGATGAACTATAGGCCGACTGATCGACAAGAACTTTCGACTTTAAGGTGATATTGAAGGCTCTGGACTGGATGTGGAGCGGTGGACGCCCTCGCCCTGACCTGAAACCCATTTCTTCCTCCACTTTGAGGTAGAGTCCGTCCCGAACTGAACTGCTACCGCCGTTGCAGAAGACTGCGGGCGCGGCGGATGCTGACGTCCCGGATGGACCGGAGATCGTCGAAAAGCGCCCGGCGGAGAGCAGGCCGCAGAGCTTTCATTTAATGGCGTCCTGCTGCATCGCTTTGTCAGCGAGAAGTCGGCAACCAGGTGCTTCAGCATCGAGTTCTTCTCCTCGAGTAGCTTCAGCCGATTCATCTCCGACGGCATCAGCCCGCCATACTTCTTGCGCCGGTTGCAAAACATCGCTTCGGCAATCCCAGCCTTGCGGCACACGCAGCCATCCTTCGAGCCGTCCAAGCGGCCGTCCATTTTTTGCGCCCTATCCTCAACCCACATGGCGACAGGACTCGCAGTATCAGCAGCAAGACGGCAGGAGCGGATCGGCAAAGCGCTCACTGTTGCCGGTCAGTAAAGTCGTTGATTCTGCAGCAATGGACGGCCTTGTGGCGCATCCTTCGTGCCACAAAGTCAAGGCGGAAGCGGTCAGGTTGCAAGACCGAGGCGGCATCGGCGCCGCGATATTGGACTATTGCGCAGAGCACGACCCGCAACTCCTGGCCGTGGGCGCCAATGCGTAC
Proteins encoded in this region:
- a CDS encoding universal stress protein, with amino-acid sequence MDGLVAHPSCHKVKAEAVRLQDRGGIGAAILDYCAEHDPQLLAVGANAYSKFRLDLLGGVTLKVIASCPVPILLSR